The Acidobacteriota bacterium nucleotide sequence GCGAGCCCTTCGCCCACTTCGCCGAGAATGTCCGGGCGGAGCTGGCGATTCCGCTTCTCAGCCGCGACCGGTTGGTCGGGCTGTTGTTGCTGGGCGAGCGGCCCGTCGGCGCCTTCACGGCGGAACAGGTGGAGCTTCTCTCGCTGCTCTCCCACCAGGTGGCCTCAGTTCTCGAAAACGCCCGGCTGTTTGAATCTGCCACCTACGAGAGCCTCACCGGCATGCTGCGGAGAGAGGCAATCCTCAGCAAGCTCGACGAGGAGTTCGACCGGGCGCTGCGCTACGGCCGGCCGCTCACTATCGGACTCGCCGACCTCGATCACTTCAAGGGCATCAACGATCGCTTCGGGCACCTCGCCGGGGACGGCCTGCTGCGGTTGTTGGCACGCTCCATTCAGGACGAACTGCGCCACACCGATGCGGTGGGTCGCTACGGTGGCGAAGAGTTTCTCCTGGTGTTGCCGGAGACCGACTTGCCGGGGGCCGCGGCGGTGGCCGAGAAACTACTGAAGGCGGTGCGCGAGACAACGCTTCCGGCGAAAGAAGGAGAAGCGCGGGTGACCGTCTCCATCGGCCTGGCTTCGCTGGCAGATCTCGCCCCTCTCGGGAATTCGCAAGGGGGTGCCGCTTCGCCCATCGCCGAGGATCTGATCGCCGCCGCTGATGAGAGCCTGTATGCGGCCAAGGAGGAGGGGCGGGATCGGGTGTACCCCGATGTGGCGGGTCCCTCGACGCTGCCGCGGAGTGCTACGATTCGCGCCTGAGTCATCCCCGAGGCCGGAAGATACTCGGGGACGCCGATCACCTCGCCATGATCTCATCCGACGTGCACGTGACCGAGGCGCGCCGCCTCCCCGAAGAGTCGGTTCTCCGCCTGACCTGGTCCGACGGGCATTCCGGTGACTTCGATTACCGGTACCTGCGGGGTTGGTGTCCGTGTGCCGGCTGTCAGGGCCACGGCGGAACTTCGATCGTTTTCAGGCCCCCGGCAGGAGCTGTGACGGCGGATATTATTGAGCCGGTCGGAAACTATGCCCTGTCGATCCTGTGGTCCGACGGTCATGGCACCGGCATCTATCGATTCGACTTTCTGCGCACCATCTGCCCCTGTTCCGAATGCGGCGGGGCGAAACGGATCGACCTCTGACTCGGTCGTTCGTCGCGCACCGGTTGTCGGCCGGCGGACACCGGAGGGCGAACCGGCGCCGCCGATCTGAACCCACGATTCTCACCCCAAGGAGACACTCCCATGAGCTCAGCCATCCCTTTGTTGATCGTAGGCCTCGCCGCCGTCGGCGCTTCCGCCGCGGGTGCTTCGGGCGCCGGGGACTCCGCCCGTCCGCGGGTGGTGCTCGACACTTCCCTCGGTCCGATCGTCCTCGAACTCAATGCCGAGGCGGCCCCGAAGACCGTCGCCAACTTCATCGAGTACGTAGAGTCGGGTCACTACGACGGCACCATCTTCCACCGCGTAATCGACGGATTCATGATCCAGGCCGGCGGCTTCACCGCGGACATGCAGCAAAAGCCGACCCGCGAGCCGATCGCCAACGAAGCGGACAACGGCCTCAAGAACGCCCGCGGCACCATCGCCATGGCGCGCACCATGAACCCGGACAGCGCCTCCGCCCAGTTCTTCATCAACACCGCCAACAACCGCTCCCTGAACCATCGGGACAAGTCCATCCAGGGCTGGGGCTACGCGGTGTTCGGTGAGGTGGTCGAGGGGATGGAAGTGGTCTCCGCCATCAGCGGCGTCAAGACCACCGGCAAGGCCGGGCACCAGGATGTCCCGGTGGAAGCGGTGGTGATCAACTCGGCGAAGATGGCCGCAGCGGAGGCCGCCGAGTGACAATCTAGAAATCCGACTTCCTCACCGGGTCTCCCGGTGAGGAAGCCTTCTATTCGGTGCGGACCACGTTGCGCGCCTGCAGGCCCTTCGGACCGTCCGTCACCTCGAATGTGACGCGATCCCCTTCCTCCAGGCTGCGGAATCCCTCCATCGAGATCGCCGTGTGGTGAACGAACACGTCGGCATCTCCCTCGCGGGCGATGAATCCGAACCCCTTGGCGTTGTTGAACCACTTAACGGTTCCGGTTTCAGACATCGTGAAGAGCCCTCCTCGGGTTGTCTCGGGGCGGCCCTGCGAGGACTGCTGGGCCGCCTCTGGTGCGCCGACTGGCCCGAGAGTCTTGCACCGGAAATTCGAAAAGGCAATATCACCTGAACGATTTTGACGCCGGAAGGGTCTCGGGAATCGCCTGGCGGGAGTCCGAATTCAGAATGCAAGTCTATTGGGGATAGTGCTTTAGGCGTAATCGAGCGACGAGGGGACGAATTGCGGGCGCTGGATCGATGAACGTTTCACCGACCCAAGCCATCAGCCATCGGCGGATGCAAATACATCTGCCACCCCTTTCATCGAGGTACCTCATCGAGGTACCACCCTTTTCGTCGAGGGCCTCATCGAGGTGCCACCCTTTTCGTCGAGGGCTGCGCGGGAGCGAATTGCGGGCGCTGGATCGATGAACGTTTCACGGATCGATGCCACCAGCCATCGGCGGATGCAAATACATCTGCCACCCCTCTCATCGAGGTACCTCATCGAGGTACCACCCTTTTCGTCGAGGGCTTCTCATCGAGGTGCCTCATCGAGGTGCTACCTCATCGAGGTGCTACCTCATCGAGGTACCACCCTTTTCGTCGAGGGCTTCTCATCGAGGTGCAGGCTTGTGTCCCGAGCTCATCGAGGTGCCACCCTTTTCGAGCGAGGTCCTTCGAAGGGCGCAGAAGGCGTGTGTCCCTGAACTGTCCTGCGATCTTGGGGGGTACTCGGAGATGGTGCCGAAGGCCGGACTCGAACCGGCACGGGTTGCCCCACACGGCCCTCAACCGTGCGCGTCTACCAATTCCGCCACTTCGGCGCGGACGTCATAGTAGCAGGAGTGTTCGGCAGCGGGAAGCGGCTTTCCTTGGCCGATGCCGGCTACCGGTTCTATTGGTTGTTCGACGGGTCTTCTGGTCCGTCGGCCGCGCTTTGCTCAGTACCGCTTTCGTCAACCGCCGAGAGGGAAGGGGTCGCCTCGTCGGAAGCCTCGGCGCCATCGGCCGGGGCGGCGATCGGATCGACGGAGACCGCTTCTCCATCCGTCCCGCCGTCGAAGTCAACCGGGTCGATTTCTTCCGCCACCGGGGCCGGGGCTTCGTCACCGACCACCGAGGCGCTGCCGCCCTTCTGCACGAAGGCGATGCCGATGGTGGTGAGGATGAAGGCTACAAAGCAGAACACCGTGAGCTTGTGGAGCACGGTGGCGGCGCTGCGCGCGCCGAAGGCGGTTTGCGTGCTGCCGCCGCCAAAGACCGAAAGGTCCGCGC carries:
- a CDS encoding DUF971 domain-containing protein — encoded protein: MISSDVHVTEARRLPEESVLRLTWSDGHSGDFDYRYLRGWCPCAGCQGHGGTSIVFRPPAGAVTADIIEPVGNYALSILWSDGHGTGIYRFDFLRTICPCSECGGAKRIDL
- a CDS encoding cold shock domain-containing protein, with translation MSETGTVKWFNNAKGFGFIAREGDADVFVHHTAISMEGFRSLEEGDRVTFEVTDGPKGLQARNVVRTE
- a CDS encoding peptidylprolyl isomerase translates to MSSAIPLLIVGLAAVGASAAGASGAGDSARPRVVLDTSLGPIVLELNAEAAPKTVANFIEYVESGHYDGTIFHRVIDGFMIQAGGFTADMQQKPTREPIANEADNGLKNARGTIAMARTMNPDSASAQFFINTANNRSLNHRDKSIQGWGYAVFGEVVEGMEVVSAISGVKTTGKAGHQDVPVEAVVINSAKMAAAEAAE
- the secG gene encoding preprotein translocase subunit SecG produces the protein MIYLLSTIHVLVCIFLILVVLLQQGKGADLSVFGGGSTQTAFGARSAATVLHKLTVFCFVAFILTTIGIAFVQKGGSASVVGDEAPAPVAEEIDPVDFDGGTDGEAVSVDPIAAPADGAEASDEATPSLSAVDESGTEQSAADGPEDPSNNQ